aagcccgatcacggcagaagatagagagagaatgaaagtcattccctatgcctcagccataggttgtataaagtatgtcatgctgtgtaccagacctattgtataccctgccctgagtttggcaagggagtacaatagtgatctaggagtagatcactggatagcggtcaaaattatccttagaggactaaggaaatatttctcggttatggaggtgataaagagttcgtcgtaaagagttacgtcgatgcaagctttgacaccgatcaggacgactctaagtcacaatccggatacatattgaaagtgggagcaattagctagagtagctccgtgcagagcattgtggacatagaaatttgcaaaatacatacggatctgaatgtggcagacccgttgactaaacttctctcacaagcaaaacatgatcacaccttagtactctttgggtgttaatcacatggcgatgtgaactagattactcactctagtaaaccctttgggtgttggtcacatagcgatgtgaactatgggtgttaatcacatggtgatgtgaactagtgatgttaaatcacatggcgatgtgaactagattattgactctagtgcaagtgggagactaaaggaaatataccctagaggcaataataaagttgttattttatatttccttatatcatgataaatgtttattattcatgctagaattgtattaaccagaaacttgatacatgtgtgaatacatagacaaaacaaagtgtccctagtatgcctctacttgactagctcgttaatcaaagatggttaagtttcctaaccatagacatgtgttgtcatttgatgaacgggatcacatcattaggagaatggtgtgatggacaagacccatccgttagcttagcactatgatcgtttagtttattgctattgctttcttcatgacttatacatgttcctatgactatgagattatgcaactcccgaataccggaggaacacttagtgtgctatcaaacgtcacaacgtaactgggtgattataaagatgatctacaggtgtctccgatggtgtttgttgagttggcatagatcaagattaggatttgtcactccgattgtcggagaggtatctctgggccctctcggtaatgcacatcactataagccttgcaagcaatatgattaatgagttagttgcaggatgatgcattatagaacgagtaaagagacttgtcggtaacgagattgaactaggtatggtgataccgacgatcgaatctcgggcaagtaacataccgatgacaaaggaaacaacgtatgttgttatgcggtttgaccgataaagatcttcgtagaatatgtaggagccaatatgagcatccaggttccgctattggttattgaccggagatgtgtctcgatcatgtctacatagttctcgaacccgtagggtccgcacgcttaacgttcgatgacgatttgtattatgagttatgtgatttgatgtaccgaaggttgttgggagtcccggatgagatcacggacatgacgaggagtctcgaaatgggcGAGACGTAAAgactgatatattggaaggctatattcgaacatcggaaaggttctgagtgattcgggtatttttcagagtaccggggagttacgggaattcgccgggagaagtaatgggccctattgggctttagtggagagaggggagaagggccaagaggtggcacgcgcctccccctgcccaaactgaattggacaaggggtgggggcgcggcccccctttccttctccctctccctccctttccttctctcctacttcgaataggaaagaggaggggaatcctacttggactagggagtcctagtaggattccccacacctggcgcgcccccttgggccggccacctcttccctcccctcctttatatacgtggccagggggcaccccaagaacacaagttgatcttttagccatgtgcggtgcccctccacagttacacacctcggtcatatcatcgtagtgcttaggcgaagccctgcgccggtaacttaatcatcaccatcgccacgccgtcgtgttgatggaactctccctcggcctcaactggatcaagagtacgagggacgtcatcgagctgaacgtgtgctgaacaaggaggtgccgtacgttcggtggtaggatcagtcggatcgtgaagacgtacgactacatcaaccgcgttgatataacgcttccgctttcggtctacgagggtacgtggacacactctccccgctcgttgctatgcatcacctagatagattttgcgtgaccgtaggattttttttaaattactgcgttccccaacacttctCTCGTGCATTACCAAGGTATATCACGAGAAGGAGAGGAAACGACCACCATGACAATAGCAGGGATTCTTCCTCTCTGATATTTCGACGGTATATCATGGACACTCCCTCATAGATATTTCGATtgtcggtgatggtcgctcctcctttctttcgaaagtgcattacaccaaaatgtctagcacctGTGAAAGAACAAGAAGCGACCCctcacgacaacagtcgggattcttcctcTCTGAAAGTCACACTAGGAGTCCCAACAGACTGAAAGTCAACACATTATATATATGGAGTAATGACATAAAAATGGCATATGTTTTGCTGGATTGTCGTTTAATTCCGTTCCGGCAAATCACGAGCACTCGATATGTCTtactttctagcacaagtcatgccaaaatttatggaaaattttggcatgacctttgctgccggaatggaaatgaatcaacattccagcaaaacataggccactcggagttTCCCTTCAATAGAAAGAGACATATGTGGCCATCTTTCGCACCAAATACACAGTAGCTCAAGATCAACATGTCCATACACATACATATGTCCAAATAGTACAAAGTATCAATATTGAAATGATCTCATACAAACTTTGTATTGGTATTGATTCGAAAACCCTAAATATAGCCTAAAAAACTTAAAACAATCTAGCCTAAAAACCTAAATATAGTCGTAATAACCCTAAATAAAGCACACATTTTCCCCTAAGAGAATAACAAACCCTAGATAAAGCACAAGCAGGAAAACAAATAACCTGACAGAGGCTGACACTCAAGAGCATGTTCTTAAGGATGCACTAGCTAATAACAGAGAGCCATTATTTATCAATTAAAGCAAAGTTATAATGCAGCAAGGTGTTTGCACACTAAAGTGACCATGTTGATTTTAGGAACCAAAGTAGAACAACTAAAGACCGATCTTATTAGTACAAGAATTAACCAGGCGGGCTGTTATTCGGGCTGGCTATTAGCAGAAAAATGCTGCACCTGAAACCAAATCCCCTTTGCTCTCTTTGGTAACACATACTTGGAACGGCAAATAAAATGAGTGTTACGTACTTATATAACCAGACAAAAGCTCAGTCTCAAAGGCATTATATTTCCTAAGTATGTCTTTAATAGAATTGACAATGTTGTTTTACCAACAAATGTAGAACTGAAACACCGGCTTTTTGTACAGCGAAAAATAACTTGAGCAGGCTGCTGTTGAGGTTGGTTATTCAGAAATACTACCTCTCTACCAAAATATAATACGTTTTTGTAGGCTAAACTAGCCTACAAAAATGTCGTATATTTTGATAGGGAGGGAGTAAAATGGAAGAATTCCATGCAGAAACATTCAGAAGGTAGAATAAAGAGGCAACACACAGTAtttgcaaaaaagaaaagaaaatgtacTGTTACACCAAATGGcgcccaaaagtcatcattctaTCATTCTAAAAGCATAAAAAACGCATCTAACAAAAGCACAACTTTATCACGTGCAACAACCCAAAGCAGTTAGCAAATAAATGCTCTAAAGGGTACAAAACATTTCTGAGTAGTTTGATCCCAAACAAAGGTAGCTCACAAAAAAAGATGTCAGCAATAGAAATAGAGTTGATCTTGTACAACAACGGTAACAGAAATTTGTATCTTTCAAGGAAGCAAACAATTTATAAGTAAAATAATCTGACATTTTGTCACGAACTCATCATCGCAGGATTGGatcggagaggggaaggggatgagATCGAGACTTGGGAAGAGGTTTCTTTCCAAGGGAGGAGGTACAGATTAGGTGGGAGAGGTTCAGAGATACATCACACACATCGCATGCCCTGCCTACTGGCCTACAGCTGGCTAAATAGCTGCCCTCCACTTGTCCGCCTTGCCTTACAGGTGGGTCCATGCTAACTGGCAGAGGGGTCCCACCATCACGCGTCCACCGCATCATCTCCTGGTGATGCAAGTGTGACATTCCCCACTCCTTCAGAACGGGCGCCGTCTTCAGGTTCAGCGTGCTGCTCCGCGTCGCCGGCGAATGGTGCGTCCCACGCCGGTGCTTGCGGAAAACGGCGGTGAAGGGTGTCGTAGTCTTCCCACATCGTCGCCGTCTCGTCGTTGCACCACACACCTTGATCTGCACCAGAGCGTTGTTGCCGCGCTTGACCATGCGCCGCTCCAGGATCTCCACCGGTTCGTCGTCGTGGCCGGCCAGGTCTGGGGGTCGTGGTAGCTCGGCGAAGACCAGAGTATAGTTGGGGGTGAGTGGCTTGAGCTGGGATACGTGGAAGACTGGGTGTATCCTGCTGTCCGCCGGCAACTCCAGCTTGTACGCCATCTTGCCGATCCTGTCGAGCACCGAGAAGGGCCCGAAGTACTTGTACGCTAGCTTAGCACAGGGCCTGTTTGCCACCGACGACTGTGCGTAGGGTTGGAGCTTGAGGAGAACAGTGTCGCCCACCTCGAAGGAGCGCTCCGTGCGGTGCTGATCCGCCTGCTTCTTGAATCTATGCTAGGCACGGAGAATGTGGTCGCGCAGCCGTGCCGTGTGCATGCCCCAGTCCCAAGGCTCGCCGTCGATCATGGGCACCGTCTTGTCGCCCCAGAGTGCCATGGCGCCCAGGTTGGGCTCGCCGCCGTACAGAGCTTTGAAGGGGGAGCATTTGATCGAGGAATGGAACGACGAGTTGTACCAGAATTCTGCGGTTGGTAGCCATCGACGCCATTGCCGGGGCGCGTCGTGCATGGCGCAACGCAAGTACATTTCCATGCACTGGTTGACGCGTTCGCTCTGGCCATCCGTCTGGGGGTGGTACGTCGTGGAGAAGAGCAGCTTGGTGCCCGCACTGGCGAAGAGCTCGCGCCAGAGAGCGCTGGTGAAGACGCGATCGCGGTCGGAGACGATGGAGCTCGGAATGCCGTGCAGCTTGACGACCTGATCCCAAAAGACCTTGGCCACCTGAGGGGCTTTGAAAGGATGACGAAGCGGAATGAAGTGCGCTGATTTGGTGAGCCTGTCCACGACAACCATGATAGAGTCGAAGCCCTCCGACGGCAGCAAGCCTTCCACGAAATCCATGGTGAGGTCGCGTCAGGGAGCGGTCGGCACGGGCAAGGGTGCGAGTGTGCCCACCGGCTTGGATTGCTCGTGTTTGGTATGCTGACACACTGGGCACTGCCGCACGTAGTCGGTGACGTCGGTCTACAATCCGTCCCACACGAAAAGTTTCTTGATGCGCTGGTAGGTGGCCGTAGCGCCGGAGTGACCACCAACCGCGCTGTCATGCAGAGCGCTGATGATCTTGGTGCGCAAGGCCGTGTTCTTGCCGATCCACAAGCGCTCCTGCTTGCGGATGAGCCCCTTGTAGAGCTCGTACCCGTCGTCATCGGGGCTATGGATCGCGAGACGCGCtagacactactagggaaaaccttaccagtagcgctggtttTTGAGCTACCAGTAGCGCAGGcgccagcgctactgctacggtgCTACAGCTAttttgtagcagtagcgcttgtttagggcagcgctactggtaagttcAGATACTAGTAGCGCGGCACTGGAAAGCGCTACTGGTAAATGAGCGCTGCTGCTAATATTTTGGCCCGCGCCACTGCTAAAATTTATGTTTTTTCGCATTTTGGCGCTGTACATGTTTAACAGATATATCTTTTATACAATAACAACTCATCATGAACTAGTCTGTTTAAATAGAATATTCATTACCACTTGTCATCACCACCAACAATGTTCGTCAATGAGACATCATAtaacaagttggtcactagtcataatcacaactcctcatcatcatcaactctaacacattgtagcacataataaCACATTCTAGCTACGACCTACTCCTCTCATAGGACCTACTCTACCCTCTCTTAGGCAAAATatcataaaacaagataggcatTGACTCTCCATTAAGGAAAATGGACTCTCCATAATAAAGAacggagatcatcctgtctccaagtcttggcctacgcacaatgttgcttccaagtagctcTCTACGATGGTcgaaacattttttgaaatcatttattatcatggcttcctcgcttttagaaatccggtatggacaggaATGATGTGTACTGCGGCTGACCTGGCCGTGGTGGTCGTAAGCTCATAACATCAACGCGACCTCTCGgcaacatcagatgaggcacacaatccatcaggattttctgttcaaaaacatagtaataactttgtagttagcaatgtagtttagttttagaagaatttatgcaaaagatgcacggatgtcgtaagaGTAGAAAATCTTATCATGCTATCTCCAttgatgttaccgtagttcaacacatgcactagtggcacgtattgaccataatgtggaggagtttgataatagctattgtaattctcaagatgcGATAAGACCAtctttctccttataagttaattgTGCTTCATCATTGtagtagtaggttctgtctaccatcttccgtgcattttttgaagaatgaaaataagatgtcaatggaaataagctgtcaactattttgaaataaacaatataaattacttaataaatatgtttgagaaactcacatagcggtagaactggaagcGTGTCAACAAGGACCcagaattgtatagatttacagcaaaatcataaccatgatgggtccgtagttgaattatctttgtCTCCAtgctttcatgatcttcaaaaccaTCTTCTACAAGACATAGCATCTTGCaaggcatgggataagctagtcgaattgtaaaagacggaaattacacgttgaagaagaagagaagtcgtgcaaaaaataacaaaaaacacttgtcgtcgttgcgtgccgtttcaacatcgaaggtctcttggagcttgatgctgaagcgccgaccttctacctgatgaggcctgtcgcacagaccgcGCTCATCTTCGCAGTACTCGCACATAGCGAATTCCctttcgtcgtcagacatttcctaataggtaattaataatccatcatcgaatacatatatagtagtttgtagcaaagatcatcatataacaactaaaacacctaaaatttgtagtttgtagtagtttgtagcaaagatcatcatcgaacctagtttgtagcaaagatcatcatataatccatcatcgaatacatatatagtagtttGTAGCACAGACCGCGCTCATCTtttgcattcaataagcaaataactaataggtaattaataatccatcatcgaatacatatatagtagtttgtagcaaagatcatcatataatatcactaatacatctcgaataaTAGCTCCTCTAGGTTCAGTgggccgtggtggacacccaaagagaaggaaccatcacaggatcatagctccggtGAGATCCTTGAAGAATCTGCCgggtattggagaacctgccgtccgccaacgcaaccatgtagcgctGGACGTGCGCGTCCTCCTCCGTGACATGGTGATGTACCACCTGCGCGGGGGACTCAAGCCTCTGCACTGATGCAGGCCCACGTGACCGCCACCAAAGACGCTCCGGGTcgacgacgggctggctcctcactaAGGTGCGCTCACCAGAAGGTAGCACaacccagtaccagcccggcggagcccagtcccggacatggcccctcggCTTAAGCACGaatcctccgccgagtcgacgacgaggatgcgggataggcatcgtcgacgtcgagaacaaaatgcttaattatgaaaacaaaattaataaacacttagcaaaattcggcatgacctttgctaaaagcAGGACATATCGAAAgcctgaaatttgccagaacgTAAACGAACAGACAtttctggcaaaacataggccactcggaaaaatatgacatgtccaaaatgtgacatgttcaaaatatgacatgtccactgcaaatttgcatataacaggaaaaattgctttaactaaaaaaataacaacaattgctttaactaaaaaatacCTAGAATTCTGTTAACTACACCTAAAACAACTAAAACACCTAAAATTTTGTTAACTACACCTAAAACAACTAAAACACCTGAAATTCTGTTAAATAGACCTAAAACACCTAAATTCTATTAACTACACCTAATTAAAAACCTAGCTAAATTTCTGTCCTAACTTTAAAACCTAGCTAAATTTAAAAACCTAGGGTTCATACGAAttaactagggttcatactaccTAATCTGTCCTAGCTAGGGTTTGATCATAACCAAGATTATTCTAAGAACCTACATTTTTTTCAACTATAGAGGATTCAAAATAACTACTCTCTAATAACTACAActagggagggagggaggaggaggaaggagggaggagaaCCTCGGTGGAGGAGGGCCGGCGCGGGGTGGCGACCGGCGGGGGAGGATGGCCGGTGCGAGGGGGCGGCTGGCAGGGGAGGAGGGCCGGCGCGGGGAAGGTTGGCCGACGGGGGAAGAGGGGCCGCGCGGgggagggcggccggagtaggaCGCGGGGGCGGCGGCCGGATCGGGGGATTGAGGGATTCGATCTGTGAGTGTGAGCGTGTGAGTGTGAGTGAGTGagaggggaggggcgcgcgggcCGGCGCGGGAGGAAGCATAGGTGGGCTTAGCGGCAGCGCGGGGGAGGAGGCCCAGCGCTATAGCTAAAGCTGCAACAGGGGGACGAGAGCGTGGCCCATCAAGAGCAGCGCTGGCCTGGAaatcccgcgctactgctaacgtgCGCTTGCAGCGCTGGTGTTGTCCGACGCTACTGCTAAATAGCAATAGCATGGGGTCTTTaaccaatgctactgctaaatgtctatctataagcattttcctagtagtgcaggCGATCCTGCGCATCAGCGTCCGTGGCGTAGGAGTTTGCCACCTCTTGAACCCATGCTGGTTGGCAAATGTAGAGCGCGTCCAGGTTCAGAGACACACCCACGCGAGAGAGAGCATCCGCGGCCCATTTTCGCTGCCGCGACGGTAGAGGAACTTGAATTGGAGTCCCACCAGCTTGGCCATGGCCTTGCAATTGCAGGTCGGTGGTGAGCTGCTGATCTTGCAGGTTGCAGAGGCTTTTGTGATCCGTGATGATGGTGAACGGGCCCCGTTGTAAGTACGCGCACCACTTCTCGACGGCCATCATGACGGCGATGAACTCCTTCTCATATGCCTATAGCCTCTGATTGCGCACGCCCAAGGCCTTGCTGAGAAACGCCACCGGGTGCCCTTCCTGCGCTAGCACCGCGCCGACGCCTGTGTCGCACGCGTCCGTCTCGATCGCGAACGGGCGCGCGAAATCTGGGAGCGCGGTCACCATTGCGCGCTTGAGGAGATCGAACGCCACCTGCGCTTTCTCCGTCCACTCGAAGCCCTTCTTGGTCAGCAAGCTTGTGAGCGGCTTGGCGATGATGCCGTAGTGCGTGATGAACTTGCGATAGTAGCCGGTGAGGCCGAGGAAGCCGTGAAGCTCGGTAGCATTGGTTGGGGTGAGGTCCAGCTGCTTGCGGATGTGCGCCAGATCCGCGAAGACTTGCGTGTTGAACGCGATATGGGCCTCGCGCTGCTTGTCGCCCGCAAGCGTGGTCTCGTCGAAGCGCTTCAGGAGCGCCTGCAGCATCGTCTTGAGCTCTCCCGTGGACTCTGTCATGGCGGTGATGATATGGCGAGTTTGAGCCGAGCGTTTGCTGGGCGGCGCCGTCGCACACGCTCCAAATCAGGCCAACCCCGCTGGGGATTTCGAGCGGATCTCACCGGAGCGAGGCCGCACCCGCAGCGGTGGATGTTACGGCTCGATCGAGAGGGATGAGTGGCAACGAAGAAAAAATTTGGGTGGGCAAAACCTGAGCTCTGATTACCAACTGTCACGAACTCATTATCGCAGGATTGGatcggagaggggaaggggatgagATCGAGACTTGGGGAAGAGGTTTCTTTCCAAGGGAGGAGCTACAGATTAAATGGGAGAGGTTCAGAGATACATCACACGCATCGCATGCCCTGTCTACTGGCCTACAGCTGGCTAAATAGCTGCGCTCCACTTGTCCGCCTTGCCTTACAGGTGGGTCCATGCCAACTGGCAGAGGGGTCCAACCATCACGCGTCTACCGCATCATCTCCTGGTGATGCAGGTGTGACACATTTGAACAAACATGTGATGGTAACCTAACTCTCCCGAGGGTAACCTCCTAGGAACCTCAATCTGTGACGGGATGCAAGCTACCTCAATCCCTGTCGGGAAGCAAGCAATCTAATTGCACATGTTTTTGTAGACATGATGGCTCCTCACTGCATCTTTCTTGTAGAGATCAAGGCTCGTAACCACCAGGAGAAGTGCATAATTTACAACcgcactcacgacctacataacTAATAGATGGACACTCCACATGACAGATATGAAAATCAATAACAAAAACACCCGCAAAAAAAATCAATAACAAAAAAGAATTGATGCATCTCTATCTATTGATATGATATATTACTAGCAAAAGCGCCCGTGCATTGCATCAGAACAAAAAATAACACACGCTCTTAACCCTATAACCATTACTCAAGACCACAATAGTTCCATGTCCTTTATTTTAGCGAGGCATCACATTTGTGTTGCCGCTTATCCTCTTTCTCACCCTTGCTGGCAATGGCCTTAGTGTTCACACAAACCAAAACATGTTTGAATGTGATTAATCTTAAGGcgtctctctccctctctctccccttctctctctctctctctctctctctctctgatgaGAAATTCGTTGTTTTTCCCCTGTGAGGTTTTTTCAGAGGTGTGCATGTGTGGTTATTGATGTTTTCTTTCGTCTCTATATGGTCTTAGTGGGTGTTTATTTGCAATTCGGATCACTGCCGGTACGTAAAAAACGGACTGTGCCCTATAGATTACAAGTATGCTTCCAAAATAATATTTTAAAAATATGTAACaggtaaaataacatcatattcaAATTCTACACATTTTTCAAA
The sequence above is a segment of the Aegilops tauschii subsp. strangulata cultivar AL8/78 chromosome 6, Aet v6.0, whole genome shotgun sequence genome. Coding sequences within it:
- the LOC141025726 gene encoding uncharacterized mitochondrial protein AtMg00860-like, which gives rise to MTESTGELKTMLQALLKRFDETTLAGDKQREAHIAFNTQVFADLAHIRKQLDLTPTNATELHGFLGLTGYYRKFITHYGIIAKPLTSLLTKKGFEWTEKAQVAFDLLKRAMVTALPDFARPFAIETDACDTGVGAVLAQEGHPVAFLSKALGVRNQRL